A DNA window from Bradyrhizobium barranii subsp. barranii contains the following coding sequences:
- the minD gene encoding septum site-determining protein MinD — MSKVLVVTSGKGGVGKTTTTAALGAALAQRGDKVVVVDFDVGLRNLDLVMGAERRVVFDLINVVQGVAKLPQALIRDKRLENLWLLPASQTRDKDALTEEGVGKVIDDLRDRFDWVICDSPAGIERGASMAMRFADEAVIVTNPEVSSVRDSDRIIGMLDSKTVRAEKGEHVQKHILITRYDASRAARGEMLTIDDILEILATPLLGIIPESQDVLKASNVGTPVTLSNVDGAPARAYIDAARRLCGDTVAMQVPAERRRFMDRLLRRRAA, encoded by the coding sequence ATGAGTAAGGTACTGGTCGTGACATCAGGCAAGGGCGGGGTCGGCAAGACCACGACGACCGCCGCGTTGGGGGCTGCGCTGGCGCAACGCGGCGACAAGGTCGTCGTCGTCGATTTCGACGTCGGCCTGCGCAACCTCGACCTCGTCATGGGCGCCGAACGCCGCGTCGTGTTCGATCTCATCAACGTGGTGCAGGGTGTCGCAAAGCTGCCGCAGGCGCTGATCCGCGACAAGCGGCTGGAGAATCTCTGGCTGCTGCCGGCCTCGCAAACCCGCGACAAGGACGCGTTGACGGAAGAGGGCGTCGGCAAGGTCATCGACGATTTGCGCGACCGCTTCGACTGGGTGATCTGCGACAGCCCGGCCGGCATCGAGCGCGGCGCCTCCATGGCGATGCGCTTTGCGGACGAGGCCGTGATCGTCACCAATCCGGAAGTCTCCTCGGTGCGCGATTCCGACCGCATCATCGGCATGCTCGATTCCAAGACGGTGCGGGCCGAGAAGGGCGAGCACGTCCAGAAGCACATTCTCATCACCCGCTACGATGCCTCGCGCGCCGCGCGCGGCGAGATGCTGACCATCGACGACATTCTCGAAATCCTCGCAACGCCCCTGCTCGGCATCATCCCCGAGAGCCAGGACGTGTTGAAGGCCTCCAATGTCGGCACGCCGGTGACGCTGTCGAACGTGGACGGCGCACCCGCACGGGCCTATATCGACGCGGCGCGGCGGCTGTGCGGCGACACCGTGGCGATGCAGGTTCCGGCCGAGCGCAGGCGCTTCATGGATCGTCTGCTGCGACGGAGGGCTGCATGA
- the minC gene encoding septum site-determining protein MinC, with protein sequence MEAAAKVQRQMVRLRGRSYVAFVFVPTVPIQDWLQEIDATIARSPGFFAGRPVVIDLSSVDLSQSGIAHLLTSLQDRNIRVLGIEGVEEGRLTPTMPPLLSGGRSCVVEPSAPKKAEAKAVTKPTSLLLDSPVRSGQTVIFPEGDVTILGSVGSGAEVVAGGSIHIYGALRGRAMAGVNGHTSARIYCQKIEAELLAIDGFYQTADDIDAALRGKPAQAWLQGNTMRITALN encoded by the coding sequence ATGGAGGCTGCAGCAAAAGTCCAACGCCAAATGGTTCGCCTGCGCGGGCGCTCCTACGTGGCCTTCGTGTTCGTGCCGACGGTTCCGATCCAGGACTGGCTGCAGGAGATCGACGCCACGATTGCGCGCTCGCCGGGTTTCTTCGCCGGCCGGCCCGTGGTGATCGATCTGTCCTCGGTCGATCTCAGCCAGTCCGGCATCGCCCATCTGCTCACGAGCCTCCAGGATCGCAACATCCGGGTGCTCGGGATCGAGGGGGTGGAGGAGGGCCGGCTGACGCCGACCATGCCGCCGCTGCTCTCGGGAGGGCGCAGCTGCGTGGTCGAGCCGAGCGCGCCGAAGAAGGCCGAGGCGAAGGCCGTAACCAAGCCGACCTCGCTCCTGCTCGATAGCCCGGTGCGCTCGGGCCAGACCGTGATCTTCCCGGAGGGCGACGTCACCATTCTGGGCTCGGTCGGCTCCGGCGCCGAAGTCGTCGCCGGCGGTTCCATCCACATCTACGGCGCGCTCCGCGGCCGTGCCATGGCGGGGGTCAATGGGCACACGAGCGCCCGCATCTATTGTCAGAAGATCGAGGCTGAACTGCTTGCAATTGATGGATTTTACCAGACTGCGGACGACATCGACGCCGCTTTGCGCGGCAAGCCGGCGCAGGCCTGGCTGCAGGGGAATACCATGCGAATTACAGCACTGAACTGA
- a CDS encoding IS1380-like element ISBdi2 family transposase, with protein sequence MTDDTIPPFSFPAVHAKKVTAAFDGGRLTSNGGVMLLAMAERRLGLADNLARVFPDRRDPTRVVHSLVDMFRARMFAICCGYEDADDLDHLRSDPAFKLACGRLPDTGRDLCSQPTLSRLENAPRLRDVIRLTYILVDAWMDSYPHEPASVTLDIDDTCDVVHGHQQLSLFNAHYDERCFLPIHVYDTEKSRPVAVVLRPGKTPGGVEVRAHLRRLVRHIRTRWHNTQITFRGDGHYARPEAMAWCETNGIDYIFGLSGTKPLARKVDEVADDIRTRRAIENLPVLRGYTETRHKAKSWDRERRTVARIEATMLGLDIRFVVTSLDVGSAEWIYDSLYCARGQAENLIKLHKTQLASDRTSCRSALANQVRLVLHTAAYWLMLTVRDAIPKARELAAAEFATLRLRLLKIAARVVETTSRIRLAFAAACPEADLICGLPGALLPLGP encoded by the coding sequence ATGACCGATGATACGATTCCGCCCTTCTCGTTTCCAGCCGTTCACGCCAAGAAAGTCACAGCTGCCTTCGATGGTGGGCGCCTGACCTCGAACGGGGGCGTGATGCTTCTGGCGATGGCCGAGCGGCGTCTCGGTTTGGCCGACAATCTGGCCCGGGTGTTCCCGGATCGGCGCGATCCGACGCGGGTCGTGCACAGCCTGGTCGATATGTTCCGCGCGCGCATGTTCGCGATCTGCTGCGGCTACGAGGACGCCGACGACCTCGATCATCTGCGGTCCGATCCGGCATTCAAGCTGGCCTGCGGTCGCCTACCGGACACGGGCCGGGATTTGTGTTCCCAGCCGACGCTGTCGCGGCTGGAGAATGCTCCGCGCCTGCGCGACGTGATCCGACTGACCTACATTTTGGTCGACGCATGGATGGATAGCTACCCCCACGAGCCGGCATCCGTCACGCTCGACATCGATGATACCTGCGACGTCGTCCACGGCCATCAGCAGCTCTCGCTGTTCAACGCTCATTATGATGAACGCTGCTTTCTGCCGATCCACGTCTACGACACGGAGAAGAGCCGGCCCGTGGCCGTCGTGCTGCGGCCCGGCAAGACGCCGGGCGGCGTCGAGGTGCGTGCCCATCTGCGCCGCCTGGTACGGCATATCCGGACGCGATGGCACAACACGCAAATTACGTTCCGTGGCGACGGGCACTATGCCCGGCCGGAGGCCATGGCGTGGTGCGAGACCAACGGCATCGACTACATCTTCGGTCTGTCCGGCACCAAGCCTCTCGCCAGAAAAGTCGACGAGGTCGCCGACGACATCCGCACGCGACGCGCCATCGAGAACCTGCCGGTTCTGCGTGGCTATACCGAGACGCGCCACAAGGCAAAGTCCTGGGATCGCGAACGGCGCACTGTCGCCCGTATTGAGGCGACGATGCTCGGCCTCGACATCCGCTTCGTCGTCACCAGCCTCGATGTCGGCTCGGCCGAGTGGATCTACGACAGCCTGTATTGCGCGCGCGGCCAAGCCGAGAATCTGATCAAGCTGCATAAGACGCAGCTCGCCTCCGATCGCACCAGCTGCCGTTCGGCGCTCGCCAACCAGGTCCGTCTCGTGCTCCATACGGCCGCTTATTGGCTGATGCTGACCGTGCGCGACGCCATTCCCAAAGCCCGGGAATTGGCCGCTGCCGAGTTCGCGACGCTGCGTCTTCGTCTCTTGAAAATCGCCGCCCGTGTCGTCGAGACCACGAGCCGCATTCGCCTTGCGTTTGCCGCGGCATGTCCCGAAGCCGACCTGATCTGCGGCTTGCCCGGCGCGCTGCTGCCGCTCGGTCCTTGA
- the minE gene encoding cell division topological specificity factor MinE yields the protein MSMGLLRLLRGKKASAPVARERLQILLAHERGLRGQPDLLGVLREEILAVVSRHVTLDPTKVIVRLERGDEVSTLEVDIEVPNDLERKRAAVG from the coding sequence ATGAGCATGGGTCTGCTTCGGCTTCTCCGCGGCAAGAAGGCCTCTGCCCCGGTCGCTCGCGAGCGATTGCAGATCCTGCTTGCCCATGAACGCGGATTGCGCGGCCAGCCCGATCTGCTCGGCGTGCTGCGCGAGGAAATTCTTGCTGTCGTGTCCAGGCACGTCACGCTGGATCCGACCAAGGTCATCGTCCGGCTCGAGCGCGGCGACGAGGTATCGACCCTGGAGGTCGATATCGAGGTGCCGAACGATTTGGAGCGCAAGCGCGCGGCGGTCGGGTAG